A genomic stretch from Saccharomyces paradoxus chromosome XVI, complete sequence includes:
- a CDS encoding uncharacterized protein (sulfate permease~similar to YPR003C) has product MASNTSLLGRRRVSYSSTAPPRFKRSVDQRDIFSDNFDYDKDSSSRGRTYVTTSIPTSGACPTNNSRLECTNSTNNNDSVDDNGRVFETVPYYLPCFSWLPEYTFNKLWGDIIAGISLASFQIPLALSYTTSIAHVPPLCGLYSLAISPFVYGVLGSVPQMIVGPESAISLVVGQAVESITLHKDNVSLIDISTVITFVSGAILLFSGISRFGFLGNVLSKALLRGFISSVGLVMIINSLISELKLDKFLVSLPQHYHTPFEKVLFLIDYAPAQYHMPTAVFSGCCLIILFATRLLKRKLMKYHKSAIFFPDILLVVIVTILISMKFDLKHRYGITIIGDFSMDNLDELKNPLTHPRRKLIPDLFSASLIVAMLGFFESTTASKSLGTTYNLTVSSNRELVALGFMNIVISLFGALPSFGGYGRSKINALSGAQSVMSGVFVGVITLITMNLLLQFVHYIPNCVLSVITTIIGISLLEEVPGDIKFHLRCGGFNEIFVFAVTFCITIFYSIEAGICIGCVYSIINIIKHSAKSRIQILARIAGTSNFTNLDDYLMNMKRNPLDVEGTEEIEGCMIVRIPEPLTFTNSEDLKQRLDRIERYGSSKIHPGRRSFRSKDSIKYIIFDLGGMTSIDSSAAQVLDEIITSYKRRNVFIYLANVSINDKVRRRLLKAGVAPNVERAQQSTNENNTSNACIDAEEPYSQYFDSIDAALYEVEKMKTKGNNVLNNDSESFMSNTLFNSSLV; this is encoded by the coding sequence ATGGCCTCGAATACTTCGTTATTAGGGCGTAGGAGAGTATCATATTCCTCTACCGCTCCACCACGATTCAAAAGATCAGTCGACCAGCGTGATATTTTCTCGGACAATTTTGATTATGACAAAGATTCATCCAGCCGAGGCAGGACCTATGTTACAACATCGATTCCAACTTCTGGAGCATGCCCAACGAACAACTCAAGATTGGAATGCACTAATAGTACAAATAATAACGACAGCGTTGACGACAACGGTAGAGTGTTTGAAACTGTGCCTTATTACTTGCCCTGCTTTTCATGGCTTCCTGAGTATACGTTCAATAAATTGTGGGGTGACATAATTGCAGGTATCTCACTAGCGTCATTTCAGATACCACTTGCGCTATCGTACACAACTTCAATTGCACATGTCCCACCTTTATGTGGATTATATTCTTTGGCTATTAGCCCATTCGTGTATGGTGTTCTAGGATCCGTCCCTCAGATGATAGTTGGGCCTGAAAGTGCAATTTCCTTGGTTGTGGGGCAAGCAGTCGAGTCTATAACGCTACATAAAGACAATGTTTCTCTAATTGATATTTCAACAGTTATAACATTTGTTAGTGGCGCTATTCTACTTTTTTCTGGCATTTCCAGATTCGGTTTCCTTGGCAATGTTCTTAGTAAGGCACTTCTACGAGGCTTTATAAGTTCAGTGGGACTGGTTATGATTATCAACTCACTGATTTCTGAATTAAAGCTAGACAAATTTTTAGTAAGCTTGCCTCAACATTATCATACCCCTTTCGAAAAAGTACTCTTCCTTATTGATTATGCGCCAGCACAATACCACATGCCAACGGCGGTATTCAGCGGATGTTGCTTGATTATCCTCTTCGCAACGCGTCTATTAAAGAGGAAATTAATGAAATACCACAAGAGtgcaatattttttccagaCATATTATTAGTGGTAATTGTCACTATCCttatttcaatgaaatttgATTTAAAACACAGATATGGTATAACTATAATTGGGGACTTCAGTATGGATAACCTTGATGAATTAAAAAACCCTTTGACTCACCCCAGGCGTAAGCTAATACCAGATCTCTTTAGCGCATCCCTAATTGTGGCAATGTTGggtttttttgaatctaCTACCGCGTCGAAATCTCTTGGAACAACTTACAACCTTACAGTTTCCTCTAATAGAGAGCTAGTAGCTTTAGGATTTATGAATATTGTCATCTCATTATTCGGTGCTCTTCCCTCATTCGGTGGATATGGAAGGTCCAAGATTAACGCCCTATCAGGGGCCCAAAGCGTAATGTCGGGAGTGTTTGTGGGTGTTATCACCTTAATCACGATGAATTTACTTCTTCAATTCGTACACTACATTCCCAATTGTGTCTTGTCCGTCATTACAACCATAATCGGGATTAGTTTGTTAGAGGAAGTACCCGGCGACATAAAGTTCCATTTGAGATGTGGCGGCTTTAATGAAATATTCGTTTTTGCTGTTACCTTCTGTATCACAATATTTTACTCAATTGAAGCTGGAATATGCATCGGATGCGTCTATTCaattataaatataataaaacaTTCAGCAAAGTCAAGAATCCAAATTTTGGCCAGAATAGCAGGAACGTCGAACTTTACAAATCTTGACGACTACTTGATGAATATGAAGAGGAACCCTTTAGATGTTGAAGGCACGGAAGAGATTGAGGGATGCATGATTGTCAGGATACCGGAGCCTCTCACATTTACAAACAGCGAAGATTTAAAGCAGAGGCTTGACAGAATAGAGAGATATGGTTCGTCTAAGATACATCCTGGAAGGAGATCTTTTCGCTCGAAGGATTCCATAAAATACATCATTTTCGATCTAGGCGGAATGACCTCAATAGATTCCTCAGCCGCCCAGGTGCTGGATGAAATTATTACTAGTTATAAAAGGCGCAACGTCTTTATTTATCTCGCAAATGTGTCCATAAATGATAAGGTAAGAAGGCGATTGTTGAAAGCAGGCGTAGCCCCTAATGTGGAAAGAGCGCAACAAAGTACTAACGAAAATAATACTAGTAATGCATGCATTGATGCGGAAGAACCGTATTCCCAATACTTCGATAGTATTGATGCGGCTCTTTATGaggttgaaaaaatgaaaactaAAGGAAACAACGTTCTGAACAATGATTCAGAGAGTTTTATGTCTAATACTTTATTTAATTCAAGCCTAGTGTAG